Proteins from one Gossypium raimondii isolate GPD5lz chromosome 8, ASM2569854v1, whole genome shotgun sequence genomic window:
- the LOC105793124 gene encoding uncharacterized protein LOC105793124, with protein sequence MEVVKTEILKWLEADVIYPIADSKWVSPIHVVPKKGGITIVTNEEGLEIPTRVQNGWRVPIAPEDQEKTTFTCPFGTYAFKRMPFELYNAPANFQRVLRRCIETNLILNFEKCHLMVEKCVVLGHVVSAKGLEVDQAKVEEFDLEIKDKKGKENLVADHLSRIETGILRDEPKAFPTRADDARTMVKLLKTNILNRYRVPRAIISDKGTHFCNRTLKALFAQFGVTHKVSTAYHPQTNGQAESSNKEIKEIWRKL encoded by the exons ATGGAGGTAGttaagactgaaattttaaaatggttggaAGCTGATGTCATTTATCCTATAGCCGATTCAAAATGGGTAAGTCCAATTCATGTTGTACCTAAGAAGGGAGGAATCACAATAGTTACCAACGAAGAAGGGTTGGAAATTCCTACAAGGGTGCAGAACGGTTGGCGG GTACCCATCGCACCTGAGGATCAAGAGAAGACCACCTTCACTTGCCCGTTTGGAACTTACGCCTTCAAGAGAATGCCTTTCGAATTGTACAATGCACCAGCCAATTTTCAAAGAG TTCTTAGACGTTGCATTGAGACTAATCtgatattgaattttgagaaatgccATCTCATGGTTGAGAAATGTGTAGTATTGGGGCATGTCGTCTCAGCTAAAGGATTAGAAGTCGACCAAGCCAAAGTTGAG GAATTTGACCTggaaattaaagataagaaaggtaaagagaACCTTGTGGCTGATCATTTGAGTAGGATAGAAACTGGAATTTTGAGGGATGAGCCGA AAGCATTTCCAACTAGGGCCGATGATGCTAGAACTATGGTGAAACTTCTTAAgaccaatattttaaatagatatagGGTACCAAGGGCTATAATCAGTGACAAGGGAACACATTTCTGTAATAGAACCTTGAAAGCTTTATTTGCACAATTTGGTGTCACCCACAAAGTGTCGACAGCTTATCACCCTCAAACCAATGGGCAAGCTGAGAGTAGTAACAAGGAAATTAAGGAAATTTGGAGAAAATTATGA